The following DNA comes from Castanea sativa cultivar Marrone di Chiusa Pesio chromosome 10, ASM4071231v1.
agcccgaaaatATTTGGCTTCCCTTAGACATtcaagaaattgaagaccctcatGTCCCTGCctctcctgctcttcctccagTGGTACAAGAGCTTGTTCctcctcctacagaacctgaaggttcccataaagaggaGGACAAGCGTgatggtgccgagaaggaggaAACCCCTAGAATGGAGCCCCTCATGCCTTCAACGGACGAAGGAAAACAAGCCTTATCAACCTTCGAAatggaattgaagagtactgaggctggcagcagctcccatCAAGCTCCCCTTCCCTAGCTTAGGGCCTAGTCTAGGAACTTTTGTATTCCCCTTCTTTGTATACGcttaatgaaaaacattttatttggCCTTCATTATTATTGCCTTTgctttactttattttctttgtgtttgccATGAAAGTTCGTAATAACAAGTAGTTACAGGGAATGTcactccaccatgcaaaccatcatgactttaaaaattatcatataactTTAGATATTAAAGAATGTCACAGTGCAAATAACTCACATAAAGATCAAACTTTTATAATCCGAACGGATTTGACGCTCAAGAATGAAGAATTTAAGATCCGATTTTAACAAATGAAGAAGTAATAATTTCCTTCACATCTGTGATAAGGGCAAGGACACCAACAAgatttgtgatccgaggactgtaCTTGGACAAGTTCCTGTTTGATTATTGATAGTTATAACTTCAAACGTTaaattccccaaagtaggaggtccgaggacccggcataactgaggttctgtctaacaaatgacaagatatcaatttccacaagatttgtggtccgaggactgcactcaaccaagtttctgtttgattcttaaagatagtagcttcaaatgttaattttcccaaagtaggaggtccgaggacccggcataactaaggttctgtttaacaaatgacaagacatcaatttccacaaggtttgtggtccaaggactacgcttaaccaagtttctgtttgattcttaaagatagtagcttcaaatgttaattttcccaaagtaggaggtccgaggacccggcataactaaggttctgtttaacaaatgacaagacatcaatttccacaaagtttgtggtccaaggactgcactcaaccaagtttccgtttgattcttaaagatagtagcttcaaatgttaattttcccaaagtaggaggtccgaggacccggcataactaaggttctgtttaacagatgacaagacatcaatttccacaaggtttgttgtccgaggactacacttaaccaagtttctgtttgatttttaagaacaatagcttcaaatgttaatttttccaaagtaggaggtcagaggacctgacataactaaggttctgtttaacaaatgacaagacatcaatttccacaaggtttgtggtccgaggactacacttaaccaagtttctgtttgattcttaagaacaatagcttcaaatgttaattttcccaaagtaggaggtcagaggacccgacataactaaggttctgtttaacaaatgacaagacatcaatttccacaaggtttgtggtccgaggactacacttaaccaagtttctatttgattcttaagaacaatagcttcaaatgtcaGAGATACTCATAACTTTAAAAATGTtcactgacaaaagcacattttattaataataataccttctaagattgtttacattccatgggcgtggtacaattttttcatctaggtcagctagccgatatgaccctatgccggctactgaaacaatgcgataggggccttcccagttgggtcctagcttaccccaagctgggttcttagaagtcccTACGACTTTTCtgagtacaagatcaccaggtgcaagcggccttagcttcacatgggcatcatatccccgttttagcttctgttgataataagccatttggaccatagctgcctcgcgccgttcctccagcaaatcaagacctttctccaggagtcccttgttattctccgggctaaaagaacttgtctttagggtgggGAAACCgtattccaaaggtatcaccgcctcggccccataagtcatagagaatggcgtttctccagtggacctgcgcggtgtggtccgatacgtccacagaacatgagggagctcttctacccatttgcctttcgcatcgtccaaccttttcgtaagcccactgactatgaccttgttaacggcctcggcttgcccatttccctgaggataataTGGGGTGGAGtacctatttatgatacccatgtcaccgcaatacttcctgaaagctttgctgtcaaattgaactccattatctgatataagtgtatgtggtattccaaatctagtgacgatgttcttccacacaaatttcttggaatcaacatctctaatgtttgccaagggctccgcctcgacccatttagtaaagtaatccgttcctacaagcagccatcttttgttacctgctGCCCTCGGAAacggccccactatgtccaatccccactgtgcgaagggccaaggactggaaagggggttgagaactcctccaggttgatgaatattaggggcgaacatctggcattgatcacatttcctggcgtagtcttgagcctccctttgcatattgggccaccaataaccctgactcagagctctgtgggccaaggaccttcccccagtgtggctgccacaaattccttcatgcagttcttccagaagtgcttccgttgagtcagggtgcacacacagcAAATACGGTCttgaaaaggatcgtttatacagtttctgatcctcggacaaccagaagcgtggcgcctttcgacgtatcttgtCTGCTTCCgatttgtcctcgggaaggatgtcattcttaagaaaagacacgaccgggtcgatccaactaggtccaggccttactagatggatgcgagccacATTGATGGGGATAAGAGTTGGctttagcaaatcctccacaaggataatcctgggcaaaccctgagccgaagatGTCGCCAATGTGGctaaagaatctgcatgggtgtttccactcctaggaatgtgagttaaggcaaaggagtcaaattcagcttgttgacgtttgacctgggccaaatattcctgcattctggggtctctagcctccatggtccccatgacttggccgaccactaactgagagtccgagaacacatggatttcccttccacccattctacgtaccatctgcatgcctaccaagactgcttcatactcggcctcattgttagtagccgagaatgccaatcttaaagatttttcgaagacaattgcTTCAGgtgacattagaacaagtccaacaccagaccctctctgattagcagccccatccacatacactttccaagccgagggcactgcggccttgatcactccaactgattttgcatccatgtgtgcttcctttagagcttcttctagcaatggttcaatAAAccctgccaccaagtcagcaaggacctggcccttcaccgaggtgcgaggcttgtatttaacgtcaaaagcccccaagatGGTCCCCGACTTTGCTATCCTGCCcgagtagtcggcactacgtAGCACTaccttgaggggcaattgggtcagaacaaccactgtgtgagactgaaaatgatggggaagctttcgcgtggcatgaaccacggccaggagcgctttctctaagggttgataacgcacctcggcatcacctaaagacttactaacataatataccggtctttgcaccccgttatcatctcttatcaggaccaggctgaccgcgtggacgacCACTGCcggataagcaaacaaaatctcatgtgcctccggacgagacagaatgggtgaccgagaaagatattgcttgagctgttgaaaagctaactcgcagtcctcggtccattgaaaccctttccacttattcaacagttggaagaaaggacgacaccggtcagctgaccgagatatgaacctattcaaggcggcaatcattcccgttaacttttgaatttcttttgggttccgaggaggctgcaagtcctgaatagccctgacctgcaccggatttacctctatgcctctatgagtaatcatgtatcccaagaactttccaaaccccacgccgaaagagcactttgaggcgttgaggcgcaacttgtactttctcagtatctgaaaagtatcggccaaatctttcacgtgtgagggtattgttttgcttttcaccaccatatcgtcgaCATATAcgtcaatggttttccccatttgctgttcgaacattctggtcatcatcctttgataggtagccccagcattcttcaagccgaatggcatgaccttataatgataattccccgtcggtgtaatgaaggtagtcttctcctgatcctctaatgctaagggaatctggtggtaaccctggaaggcgtccaaaaaactcatccgaggatgtccgacagtggcatccaccagttgatcaatacgtggcattaggaacgaatctttaggacaggccttgttcagatcagtgaagtccacacataccctccacgttccattcttctttttgacaacaaccgtatgggccaaccactcggggtagaaaacctctttgatagccccagccctcttaagtttaagaacctcttccttcacagcctcggaatgttctctggaagatcaccgaggtggctgccttctcggaacgatagctgggttgacatttaagtgatgacaaatgaagctcggatcaacgcctggagcttcataaggatcccacgcaaaaacatcaacattgtccttcaagaattctaacaattccatcttctcttggtgtggcaaaagtacactgacttggaagaatctctctaGGTCAttggctactggaaacttctctaactcctcacaatgtgtctcctctcctgtcgccatcccagatgaaccgggagctgttaattgctataagccTTTGGTGATCAGAGCCGAAGATTCGGCTTCCGTCTGATGCAGGacagcagccgatatgcattgcctggccaccgattggctgccgaggacctcttcaacatattcccccgagggaaatttaaccttaacatgcaaggtagaggagacagctccaagagcgtgcagccatggcctggcaaggatggctgtatatggagagtacacgtcaaccacaataaagtccacctcaaccgtttctaagccggattgaacgggcaaacgaatctgtcccttcggcacaacggctctcccttcaaaacttatgaacggcgaatcataaggagtaagatcttccaacttcaaccttaaccccttgaatagatcagggtacatgatatctgcaccgctgccctggtctatcatcacccttctcacatcatagttccctatcctgagggtgaccacaagagcatcatcatggggctggatagtccctaccttatcctcctcggagaaacctaggacgggcaaagtgcccttcaacctcttcggcctgctacccacatcctcggcctgaggatgggaaaccgccatcaccctagtgggacctgagccggtcctaccaggtgcagcgaagataacattaattgttcttaatgctggccgagatgaattgttcctctggttgtttgagccaacttgactgacctgcccagcgggctgacacaagtgctgcttcaactttccctcactgacgagctgctctagatggttccacaaggtccgacagttctcggtagtgtggcccacatcctgatggtacttacaaaagaggttttgatttcttttcgcagggtcccctgccatcttgctgggccatctaaagaagggctctttacgaactttctctagtaactgatgcactggttctcggaatacaatatttacagcctgaggtgctgtcgagccggattgcccgaagtaatctctcctcggcttgttgttgtgatatctgtccgacttgaaatcccttctctcctgcgggataaccttctcctttcccttcccctgctgctggtcttcctctacccttttgtactcatcaatacgatccataaggcggcgtactcatcaatacgatccataagactttcttaggtcgtggtcagtaggaagacctaccttaaaggtattaagcgccacctcatcaaaatcaccatatatttcattaaacattttccagtatcggtcggagtatgctttcagcgtctccccttccttcatggccatggatagcagcgagtccaatggccgagggactctgttacacgtaatgaaccgcgaagcgaatgccctagttagctccccgaaTGAGCCcatagaccccgatttgagaccgttaaaccatctcatagccacaggtcccaagctggaggggaaaactttacacatcagagtctcgttgtgagagtgcactgccatcctctggttgaagtgactcacgtgctccaccggatcagtccggccattgtagatggtaaaggtgggctgggtgaacctcctgggaagcctccccctctcaatcctccgtgaaaacggagatttggagagttggtgtaacgccctACTTATAgcgtcgttgcctaagcccctagaaggaagattcttgcgtctgcgagctggccggtcgtcctcctcaccggaggacacTGAGCTGGCAGGTGAGCACGATCTCGAACTGTAGCCAGCTCGCCTATCCTCTTCCGAGGAAGGATTAGGTGAGGATGATGAAGGcctacgtctggcgcggcgtagctttctctttaaacggttgatctccttctgcatggttTTAGAACCGTCCTCCTGGGGGGCGCtgcccccaccatgagtatggctggcGCCTGGGTACTCTGTATGGACatttccctcacgatcccttcgatgttcaagacgctcgaaatggtcctccggttgtgatccctgtgactctgcatggtgagagcctaagcctgccataatatccctacctcttctagactagattccccacagacggcgccaattgtaagtgcacaattgcacctgtccccaagaacagttacgggctcaggcccaatgagccttaaacaatatgagtgtgggcttgaaacccaggttagaagtgtctaaggattaaatgacaagtcaaagattgcaaacacttgaaaacaacaaggaatattgtaaatcaacctcctcggacgtaagccgagagctgttcttatattatttctttctcttttttctctttctttttagattacaaaaaagggagcccccattcctgttctaggtttcttcttaaatactcctcttttttatactttgtacacgtgttgccccaactcccccttagcctaaatatttcttttctcagtgcctttgaatagtaaccagaagtttcccttccactgttcaggtgtcacttccccattaatgcggccagggtggtaggtgcagggtctttaatgtggaggtggcagcctttatctttggtatttctctaacatcggagcttctaggacattcaagggttcaccccttttaaccattggtcttgaccgtgtcattccctaacctttaccatgaagtcccgggttctccggtgtccgtccgaagggaaattcaccctcggctggatcctcggatcctcggcgtatgggccgacccgtagtactaacaaattctaaacccaagagcaggtcggccttctttaacatggcccaaaggcccacattcccatcagggtctttttactccccacaactgACATGGCATGTACATGCTTAGGGGTCACTTGGCAATGATCAAGGTGTGACATATGGCATGGTTGACATCATAAATAATGTCACTAAAGACTAAATCGCACGTGGCAGCACATGACAAGATTTCTAACTAGTGTGTGAGGCAGATGTGACAAAGTAGAAGCCCATGGGATTTATGGTAGCACGTGAGATTCTTCAAGTGGCATGTGATGGGGAGATTGACAACTagagttttgttttttagatcGATGGTGGCAGTAGGGATGACTAGTGTGTTCATtttcatcaaccaaaaaaaaaaaaaaaaggtaaattatatatttggtccttaacctttgcTCTGTATCTCAATTTAGTCATTGAACTTTTAAATGTGTTAATTTAGTCTCTAACCTTTCGATAATGCGTTAAAATGATCCCTACCGTTAAGTGATGGATGAAAAATACTGACATGGCTAATgactcaaataaaatattatctttatgttttcTAAGATGCCACGGACTGCCAACTCAACAACTAAAATCCCAACTCATCTAATATTTGACCAGCCACCCAGTTAGGTGATATTTAAGTCACTTTCCAATCGTCATTGGTGTTGTCCTCTGCTCTCATGGCATCTCTCACTTCGCCATCGAATGAAACAAGTTTCGCTTTGAATGTTCTTCTTTCTTAGACTATTGAGAAACTCAACCCCAATTAAGccccaaaattaaataaatctgagtttagtaattttctttttctttttctcaatacCCAAACAACGAAACAATCTAACATTCCATAACTATTAATTTTGCTTCAACAATAAACAACTCATTTCCCAGATCCCAAAAATCATAATCAAcccatttgagaaaaatttcataacaaattcacccaaaaattgacccaaaaaagaattttaaatttttaaatgtcGATTATACACAAAGCATACCCCCATATCTGAATTGGAACAATTGGAATGTCACTAAAACCCCAAGGCGGAGCCAATATGCATAACAAATCACGCGTGTGAAATCATGCACATTCAGAATTTAAGATAAACTTAGGTTGTTcccttcttttccttctttgatAGCAGCAATCTGCACAACATTCGTCAACAGCCCACCACGCCCCAATATGTTATATGCTACTTTCACATAAATTTCCAGGGGCGAATAGGGAAGAGACGGAATGTGAGAGAAGAGGACAGCACCAGTGATAACTGGGAGAGGGACTTAACTAAGTATCCCGTCAAAATATTAGATTAGTTAGGATTTTAGTTGCTGAGTTGGCAGTCCATGTGGCATCTTAGGtagcataaaaataatattttatttaagtcGTTAGTCATGTCAGTATTTTCCATCTATCACTTAATGGTGGGGACTATTTTAACACATTATCAAAAatttatggactaaattgacacatttaaaaGCATAGGGACCAAATTGTCATATAATGAataagttagggaccaaatatgtaatttaccaaaaaaaaatggaaatagtAGACGTAGATCTAGTGATGGAGAGTTGTGGTTTGTATCGCAATTCAAATTTCCCTctctaattattgaattataaataaataaataatacaactTTTTCTCAGGAACCTAAATGGCAATTCAAGTCAATGGTAATTTTAACGAATATAAATTAAACATTAAcccagaaaaaacaaaaaataactagTAATTTTATCAATACTGGGTTTGTGAGTTTGTCAGCTCAACCAAGCTGGGCCAAGTCTGAGTCCCTGACGACCGGACCCCACCTAGTTCGTACATCTATTAGGCTCAAACACTTTAACTGAACTAGGCTGGACATTAATAGATATTTTGGGCTCAAAATTTGAGTTTGGGCTGGATTTGAACATATGCCCATTTCGGCTAGGCTAAACGAAGTCTCAAACAATGTATTTATTCTGAGGCCCAACACAGGGGGGAAAACATGTACTGTGCATTTTAGGCTTTCTTTTTATGTGTACCTTTTAGAAAATCCAATAGAAGGATTTAGCATAGTAATATCAACGAGATGGGATGGGTTGGATTTGGGTGTCGGATCCTCACCCTCTCTCTTTAGGGAAGGGAACATTTGCACCAGTGAGAACGAGACCAGTTAGGGTAGGATGGTTGGAGATATAGTTTTTTATCCCTATAAGGTGGTTTTGATATTAATGAGATAGAGATGATAGATTAAAGAAATGGATATTCATGAgtgcaaagagaaagaaaaaaacaaatgttttgGAATGgcaataaaatatgtaaaaaagaaaagagagatacatatgaaaattaaattatataaataagtaaatttaatatataatgtactaaaaaataaatgcatGTATATATGCATATTCAAAATAGAGACATGACAAgcaaaatttgtccttgtccAACATCTGTAAAGTATAAAAACTCTACATGAAGAATTACTAGGCAGTGTGAGTTCATGTAAGATGGTGAATTTTTGCCATGTCATACTTCCTTTGCAAAAATAGAAAGACTTTGCCTACCTGGAGTTAATGTACAATAAATATTTTGGAGATACGAAAAGATAATTTCTTAAgccacaaaatttaaaatatatatttttgtggcTTCCTGAAGAtttattttcttcataattGTATCAGATTTTACTTCCTCAATTTTTTGGattattttcctttatctttAGATAATTGTAGTATTTTCCCTCTATATATCAATTGTCAAATGTAAAAGTTCCTTATGAGAGATAATGGTCAATTTAAGGCGGGTATCAGCCCATTCAAAAGCGTGGAAAattcattaagaaaaaaaaagcgcATGTAAATTACTAAATTCAGCTAGTTAATGTATTAATTATACTAATCAATCCAATACTGCCCATCGATTTTTTAAATCAACATCAGCCTGCAAAATCGCAAATACATAATAAtgaataaacaaagaaaaaaacccaaatggtaaaaaaaaaaaaaaaaaaaacccacattcCTATTTCATAATCTTACgcatgttttagaaaaaaaaaaattaattaaatttcaattaaaaaggCATTAGCACGAGTGAATCAgaattactaataataatttattaatcaaGCAATAATAATCCTATATTGGGTCGGTTTCGGACTCGGACTCGGTACTACCTAACCTAGTACCgactttttattttagtatttaaaccTTGAATCTGATGAACAACATAAAAGTCATTaacgtcaaaaaaaaaaaatttgttcccAAAATCCTTCGTGAAATTGTATTTGCAAATCCGATAATCTTACGGTTTAGTTGAGACCCGAATCGGAGCCCCAAAACCAAACCAGACCACCTCGGCTAGTCCTAgatgtttttttagttttagtaaAAACCTTGGAATTCTACAGTCTACACCAACAAGACAAGACCACGGCACTCTCTTTTTCCCGCATAATAAAATAACGTTTTCCAAGGTTTCGCGGTAAATTTAACCGAAACCTGCCGTAAAAGAAACTAAAGCAAACCTCAAaatctctctctgtctctctctctctctctctctctctctctgtgtgtgtctcggagagagagaaatagtagaaAATACCGAACGGTCAGAAATTTTTGCTGAAAGCAAATTAATAAATATGGACGATTCGACGCTCCAAACACCACCGACTCAGTCAGCTCTGAGAACCCTATCCCCACCATCTTCTTCGTCGCAGCTGAATCTCTCAGCTGAAGCGGCGTCGAAACACATAGACCGTCTCTTAAACTCGAGCCACCACACGGGTCCGTCGAGAACGATCTACTCCGACCGGTTCATACCCAGTAGATCCGGGTCAAATTTTGCGCTTTTCGACTTGGTTTCGCCGAAAGCGAGCTCTACAGCTGAGGGACGAGAAGACACGTCCAGTGCCTATGCCACGCTCTTACGTGCCGCTCTTTTCGGACCCGAAACCTCCGGCGGAGTTGCTTTTCCGGCCACGCCCGACAAGAGATCCACCCCCAGCCGTAATATTTTCCGGTACAAGAGCGAGACGCGCCGCTCCATGCACTCGCTTTTGCCTTTTGGATTCGACGAGGCCGTTCAGGGGGTTAATCATAGCCCCGTCAAGGCTCCCCGGAAGGTTCCACGGTCGCCTTATAAGGTAAAAATTATGTGAATTTGGCGATTTGGGTTGGTTTGGATTTCGATTTTGCAAATTGGGTTTCTGgggtttgtaaaaattttggttCTTTATTGAATGTAGGTTTTAGATGCACCGGCATTGCAAGATGATTTTTATCTGAATCTTGTGGATTGGTCTTCTCATAATGTGTTGGCTGTGGGATTGGGCAATTGCGTTTACTTGTGGAATGCCTGTAGTAGCAaggtcagttttttttttttttttttttttattccatgaATTAGTTACTTTTTAGGCAAATAAATGTGCTGCAATTTCACACGTTTAAAATTTGCTATGATTCTTGTTTATATCGTAAAAACTCTTGGTGCTTTTTGAGATTTTGCCTCCGTGGCATTGTTTGATACATCTTGGCATATGCTACGTGCAGGTAACTAAGTTGTGTGACTTGGGACTTGACGACAGTGTCTGTTCAGTAGGGTGGGCTCAGCGTGGGACACATCTTGCTGTTGGAACTAGCAATGGAAAAGTTCAGGTTAGACTTGGTGTTaatattgttttcaatttcagagatgtttctttcttttagtaTCCTGCATTTTAAGATACAAAACAATTGAAGATGCAAGTGCTGATTGTGTAGGATTCACTGAGATCAGTAATGAAAAGCTTGTAATGAATTACGCCATTGAGCTCTAGCGCAAATGGCATCTCCTCCTCTTCTAAAAGTGCAatgtggagggtgaggttgcATGTTCAAGACCCATTGTGCATGCTCaattaccaataaaaataaataaataaagaagttaCTCTGCAACTTGTAAGAGTAGATGGGAGTCATGAGAGTGATCTATTTCATAAATTGATTCACTGGTCACCCACACAGCCATCATATGAGCAACAACCCTCTCTCAAGGGGCTCCTTAGTCCTGCTCATCTTCTGTGATAATGGAGAGTTATGAAACTAAATAAATCGTCTTCATTTTAATGTATCTTGATGTGTCATAATGCCACTggtcaattaaaaattttcctctctttttttgtgttattctctcattttttgGTATGCTC
Coding sequences within:
- the LOC142613916 gene encoding B-type cell cycle switch protein ccs52A, which translates into the protein MDDSTLQTPPTQSALRTLSPPSSSSQLNLSAEAASKHIDRLLNSSHHTGPSRTIYSDRFIPSRSGSNFALFDLVSPKASSTAEGREDTSSAYATLLRAALFGPETSGGVAFPATPDKRSTPSRNIFRYKSETRRSMHSLLPFGFDEAVQGVNHSPVKAPRKVPRSPYKVLDAPALQDDFYLNLVDWSSHNVLAVGLGNCVYLWNACSSKVTKLCDLGLDDSVCSVGWAQRGTHLAVGTSNGKVQIWDASRCKRLRTMEGHRLRVGALAWSSSLLSSGGRDKTIFQRDIRAQDDFVSKLSGHKSEVCGLKWSYDNRELASGGNDNRLFVWNQHSTQPVLKYCEHTAAVKAIAWSPHLHGLLASGGGTADRCIRFWNTTTNSHLSCMDTGSQVCNLVWSKNVNELVSTHGYSQNQIIVWRYPTMSKLATLTGHTYRVLYLAISPDGQTIVTGAGDETLRFWNVFPSPKSQNTDSEIGASFLGRTTIR